The Ovis aries strain OAR_USU_Benz2616 breed Rambouillet chromosome 11, ARS-UI_Ramb_v3.0, whole genome shotgun sequence genome window below encodes:
- the UNC119 gene encoding protein unc-119 homolog A: protein MKVKKGGGGAGTGAEHAPGASGPNVEPKPELQAESESGSESEPEAGPGPRPGPLQRKQPIGPEDVLGLQRITGDYLCSPEENIYKIDFVRFKIRDMDSGTVLFEIKKPPASERLPINPRDLDPNAGRFVRYQFTPAFLRLRQVGATVEFTVGDKPVNNFRMIERHYFRNQLLKSFDFHFGFCIPSSKNTCEHIYDFPALSEELINEMIRHPYETQSDSFYFVDDRLVMHNKADYSYSGTP from the exons ATGAAGGTGAAGAagggcggcggcggggccgggaCGGGAGCGGAGCACGCTCCAGGGGCCTCGGGCCCGAACGTGGAGCCCAAGCCGGAGCTGCAGGCGGAATCCGAATCCGGGTCCGAGTCGGAGCCGGAGGCAGGCCCGGGGCCCAGGCCGGGGCCGCTGCAGAGGAAGCAGCCGATCGGGCCGGAGGACGTGTTGGGGCTGCAGCGGATCACCGGCG ACTACCTGTGCTCCCCCGAGGAGAATATCTACAAGATTGACTTCGTCAGGTTCAAGATTCGGGACATGGACTCAGGCACTGTCCTCTTTGAAATCAAGAAGCCCCCAGCTTCAG AGCGGCTGCCCATCAACCCGCGGGACCTGGACCCCAATGCTGGGCGCTTTGTCCGCTACCAGTTCACGCCTGCCTTCCTCCGCCTGAGGCAGGTGGGAGCCAC GGTGGAGTTCACAGTGGGAGACAAGCCTGTCAACAACTTCCGCATGATTGAGAGGCACTACTTCCGCAACCAGCTGCTCAAAAGCTTCGACTTCCACTTTGGCTTCTGCATCCCCAGCAGCAAGAACACCTGCGAGCACATCTACGACTTCCCTGCCCTCTCCGAGGAGCTGA TCAACGAGATGATCCGTCACCCGTATGAGACACAGTCCGACAGCTTCTACTTCGTGGATGACCGGCTGGTGATGCACAACAAAGCTGACTATTCCTACAGCGGGACGCCCTGA
- the PIGS gene encoding GPI transamidase component PIG-S: protein MAAAGAAATDLEVVRGKRAALFFATVVIVLGLPLWWKTTETYRAPLPYSQISGLNSLKLRLMVPVTVVFTQESVPLDDQEKLPFTVVHEREIPLKYKLKIKCRFQKAYRKALDHEEAALSLGNIQEAEAMLAEPSEQAEGSLTVYVISERCSLLPQDMMSYIGSKRMAVVRGIMHREAFNIIGRRIIQVAQAMSLTEDVLAAALADHLPEDKWSSDKRRPLKSSLGYEITFSLLNPDPKSHDVHWDIEGAVRRYVQPFLRALSAAGNFSVDSQILYYAVLGVNPRFDSASSSYYLAAHSLPHVINPVESRLGSSAASLYPVLNFLLYVPELAHSPLYIQDKDGAPVATNAFHSPRWGGIMVYNVDPKAYNGSQLPVRVEVDMMRVMEVFLAQLRLLFGIAQPQLPPKCLFLGPKSEGIMTWELDRLLWARSVENLATATTTLTSLAQLLGKISNIVIKDDVASEVYRAVAAVQKAAEELSSGHLSSAFAASQEAVTSSERAFFDPSLLHLLYFPDDQKFAIYIPLFLPMAVPILLSLFKIFLETRKSWKKPEKTD from the exons ATGGCGGCCGCCGGGGCCGCGGCTACGGACCTAG AGGTGGTCCGAGGCAAGCGCGCCGCCCTCTTCTTCGCCACGGTGGTCATCGTGCTAGGGTTGCCGCTCTGGTGGAAGACCACGGAGACCTACCGGGCCCCGTTGCCTTACTCCCAGATCAGTGGGCTGAATTCCCTGAAG CTGCGGCTAATGGTGCCGGTCACTGTAGTGTTTACCCAGGAGTCAGTGCCATTGGATGACCAGGAAAAGCTGCCTTTCACCGTTGTGCATGAGAGAGAGATCCCTCTGAAGT atAAACTGAAAATCAAATGCCGTTTTCAGAAGGCCTATCGGAAGGCTTTGGATCATGAGGAGGCGGCCCTGTCACTGGGCAATATACAAG AGGCAGAAGCCATGTTAGCTGAGCCATCGGAGCAAGCAGAGGGCTCCCTGACAGTGTACGTGATCTCTGAACGCTGCTCGCTCCTCCCTCAG GACATGATGAGCTACATTGGGTCCAAGAGGATGGCAGTTGTGCGGGGGATAATGCATCGGGAGGCCTTCAACATCATCGGCCGCCGCATCATCCAGGTAGCCCAGGCCATGTCTTTGACTGAGGACGTTCTTGCTGCAGCGCTGGCTGACCACCTTCCCGAGGACAAGTGGAGCTCTGATAAGAGGCGGCCTCTCAAGTCCAGCTTGG GCTATGAAATCACCTTCAGTTTACTCAACCCTGACCCCAAGTCCCATGACGTGCACTGGGACATTGAGGGGGCTGTCCGGCGCTACGTGCAGCCCTTCCTGAGAGCCCTCAGTGCAGCAGGAAACTTCTCTGTGGACTCGCAG ATCCTTTACTATGCAGTGTTGGGGGTAAACCCCCGCTTTGACTCAGCTTCCTCCAGCTACTACTTGGCCGCACACAGCCTCCCCCATGTCATCAACCCCGTGGAGTCCCGGCTGG GATCCAGCGCCGCCTCCCTTTACCCCGTGCTCAACTTTCTCCTCTACGTTCCGGAGCTCGCCCACTCCCCCCTGTACATTCAGGACAAGGATGGGGCTCCAGTGGCCACCAACGCCTTCCACAGTCCCCGCTGGGGTGGCATTATG GTATACAACGTGGACCCGAAAGCCTACAACGGCTCGCAGCTGCCGGTGAGAGTCGAGGTGGACATGATGCGGGTTATGGAGGTGTTCCTGGCTCAGTTGCG GCTGCTCTTTGGGATTGCTCAGCCCCAGCTGCCTCCAAAATGCCTGTTTTTGGGGCCTAAGAGTGAAGGGATAATGACCTGGGAGTTAGACCGGTTGCTCTGGGCCCGGTCCGTGGAGAACCTAGCCACAGCCACCACCACTCTCACCTCCCTGGCCCAGCTTCTGGGCAAGATCAGCAATATTGTCATCAAGGACGATGTGGCGTCTGAG GTATACAGGGCTGTAGCTGCAGTCCAGAAGGCGGCGGAGGAGTTGTCCTCTGGGCACCTGTCCTCTGCCTTCGCTGCCAGCCAGGAAGCTGTGACATCCTCGGAGCGTGCCTTTTTTGATCCCTCGCTCCTCCACCTTCtctatttccctgatgatcagaAGTTTGCCATTTACATCCCGCTCTTCCTGCCCATGGCTGTGCCCATCCTCTTGTCCCTGTTCAAAATCTTCCTGGAGACTCGCAAGTCCTGGAAAAAGCCTGAGAAGACAGACTGA
- the ALDOC gene encoding fructose-bisphosphate aldolase C encodes MPHSYPALSAEQKKELSDIALRIVAPGKGILAADESVGSMAKRLSQIGVENTEENRRLYRQVLFSADDRVKKCIGGVIFFHETLYQKDDNGVPFVRTIQDKGIVVGIKVDKGVVPLAGTDGETTTQGLDGLSERCAQYKKDGADFAKWRCVLKISERTPSALAILENANVLARYASICQQNGIVPIVEPEILPDGDHDLKRCQYVTEKVLAAVYKALSDHHVYLEGTLLKPNMVTPGHACPIKYSPEEIAMATVTALRRTVPPAVPGVTFLSGGQSEEEASLNLNAINRCPLPRPWALTFSYGRALQASALNAWRGQQDNAGAATEEFIKRAEVNGLAAQGKYEGSGEDGGVAVQSLYVANHAY; translated from the exons ATGCCCCACTCGTACCCAGCCCTTTCTGCTGAGCAGAAAAAGGAGTTGTCCGACATTGCCCTGCGGATTGTGGCCCCAGGCAAAGGCATTCTGGCTGCAGATGAGTCTGTAG GCAGCATGGCCAAACGGCTGAGCCAAATCGGGGTGGAGAACACTGAGGAGAACCGCCGGCTGTACCGCCAGGTTCTGTTCAGTGCCGATGACCGTGTGAAGAAGTGCATCGGCGGTGTCATCTTCTTCCATGAGACACTCTACCAGAAAGACGATAATGGTGTCCCCTTCGTCCGCACCATCCAGGATAAGGGGATTGTCGTGGGCATCAAG GTTGACAAGGGTGTAGTGCCTCTAGCCGGAACTGATGGAGAAACCACCACTCAAG GGCTGGATGGGCTTTCGGAGCGCTGTGCCCAGTACAAGAAGGATGGCGCTGACTTCGCCAAGTGGCGCTGCGTGCTGAAAATCAGTGAGCGCACACCCTCAGCACTTGCCATTCTGGAGAATGCCAATGTGCTGGCCCGCTATGCCAGCATCTGCCAGCAG AATGGGATTGTGCCTATTGTGGAACCTGAGATTCTTCCTGATGGAGACCATGACCTCAAACGTTGCCAGTACGTTACAGAGAAG GTCCTGGCTGCTGTGTACAAGGCCCTGAGTGACCATCACGTGTACCTGGAGGGCACCCTGCTCAAGCCCAACATGGTGACCCCTGGCCATGCCTGCCCCATTAAGTATAGCCCAGAGGAGATCGCCATGGCAACTGTCACTGCCCTGCGTCGCACTGTGCCCCCGGCTGTCCCAG GCGTGACCTTCCTGTCTGGGGGTCAGAGTGAAGAAGAGGCATCTCTCAACCTCAATGCTATCAACCGATGCCCCCTTCCCCGGCCATGGGCCCTCACCTTCTCCTATGGGCGTGCCCTGCAGGCCTCTGCACTCAATGCCTGGCGAGGGCAACAGGACAATGCTGGGGCTGCCACTGAGGAGTTCATCAAGCGGGCCGAG GTGAATGGGCTTGCAGCCCAGGGCAAGTATGAAGGCAGCGGAGAAGATGGTGGAGTGGCAGTGCAGTCCCTCTACGTTGCCAACCACGCCTACTGA